In the genome of Tursiops truncatus isolate mTurTru1 chromosome 21, mTurTru1.mat.Y, whole genome shotgun sequence, one region contains:
- the LOC141277460 gene encoding uncharacterized protein, producing the protein MHTHSQGAVSGNPRRHPCLIPRVSAEARGAPGLTLPSAQGVHAVAPQPRHYPNVLPASSGRGNRAPSPTRAPAAASPSWPGSQPAHARIPRLSPFHSSFGLFQSTFCSHHITHQNSSVTHDPVSPPPRDVSALRFLNLRPPSDPYGHLPPKTCDPTVRCQSCPRALLTAPSLPNWAPSPYPSEAPPGSRCLPGRGAPRVCVQLPSLPHRKRRWNLTLNKAKTELGPPPAAPSPCPAVPTPRAARGREHGRLPQALLSLHSLSPGHPQSRHLGPPPGPSPQAKLGPAPAELRQPLSAPILAPLTRTLQTTTK; encoded by the coding sequence atgcacacacacagccaggGTGCTGTGAGTGGGAACCCCAGGAGACACCCCTGCCTCATACCCAGGGTGTCGGCCGAGGCCCGGGGGGCGCCTGGTCTCACCCTCCCGTCTGCTCAGGGTGTCCACGCTGTCGCCCCGCAGCCGCGTCACTACCCGAACGTCCTTCCAGCGTCCTCCGGCCGTGGGAACagggcccccagccccacacGCGCTCCAGCTGCAGCCTCGCCCTCCTGGCCTGGCTCCCAACCTGCACATGCTCGCATTCCCCGTTTATCCCCTTTCCATTCGTCCTTTGGCCTCTTCCAATCCACCTTCTGTTCCCATCACATCACTCACCAAAATAGCTCTGTCACCCACGACCCCGTGTCACCACCTCCAAGGGACGTGTCTGCTCTCAGGTTCCTCAACCTCCGGCCACCGTCTGACCCCTACGGCCACCTCCCTCCCAAGACATGCGATCCCACCGTGAGATGTCAAAGCTGCCCCAGGGCACTGCTCACGGCCCCTTCTCTTCCCAACTGGGCCCCGTCCCCTTACCCTTCGGAGGCTCCACCTGGAAGCAGGTGCCTCCCCGGGCGGGGGGCGCCCAGAGTCTGTGTCCAGCTGCCCTCGCTCCCCCATCGGAAGCGTAGATGGAACCTTACACTCAACAAGGCGAAGACTGAACTCGggccccctcctgctgccccGTCTCCGTGTCCAGCGGTCCCCACCCCACGAGCAGCACGAGGCAGGGAGCACGGGCGCCTCCCCCAGGCCCTTCTGAGCCTGCACAGTCTTTCTCCTGGACACCCTCAGTCCCGCCACCTCGGACCCCCTCCAGGGCCATCGCCCCAGGCCAAGTTGGGACCGGCTCCTGCTGAACTGCGACAGCCTCTCTCCGCGCCCATCCTGGCTCCTCTGACGCGTACTCTCCAGACCACGACCAAATAA